One Pantoea eucalypti genomic region harbors:
- the tcyL gene encoding cystine ABC transporter permease: MQESLQLVLDSAPFLLKGALFTLQLSIGGMFFGLLLGFILALMRLSRFWPVRWLARIYVSIFRGTPLIAQLFMIYYGLPQFGIELDPIPSAMIGLSLNTAAYASESLRGAISSIERGQWEAAASIGMTRWQTLRRVILPQAARTALPPLGNSFISLVKDTSLAATIQVPELFRQAQLITSRTLEVFTMYLAASLIYWVMATVLSALQNRLEQHVNRQDSESK, from the coding sequence ATGCAGGAAAGTCTTCAACTGGTGCTGGATTCAGCACCTTTTTTATTAAAGGGCGCGCTGTTTACGCTGCAGCTCAGCATCGGCGGGATGTTCTTTGGTCTGCTGCTGGGCTTTATTCTGGCGCTGATGCGTCTGTCACGCTTCTGGCCGGTTCGCTGGCTGGCGCGGATCTATGTCTCGATTTTCCGTGGCACGCCGTTAATCGCCCAGCTTTTTATGATCTATTACGGCCTGCCGCAGTTTGGCATTGAACTGGATCCGATCCCCTCTGCGATGATTGGTCTTTCCCTGAATACCGCCGCTTACGCCTCAGAGTCACTGCGCGGCGCGATTTCATCGATTGAACGCGGTCAGTGGGAAGCGGCGGCCAGTATCGGCATGACGCGCTGGCAAACGCTGCGCCGGGTCATTCTGCCGCAGGCAGCGCGCACCGCGTTGCCACCGCTGGGCAACAGCTTTATCAGTCTGGTGAAAGATACCTCGCTGGCAGCGACCATTCAGGTGCCGGAACTGTTCCGTCAGGCGCAGTTGATCACCTCACGCACGCTGGAAGTCTTCACCATGTATCTGGCGGCCTCGCTAATCTACTGGGTGATGGCAACGGTGTTGTCTGCGTTGCAGAACCGGCTGGAACAGCATGTTAATCGTCAGGATTCGGAGTCGAAATGA
- the tcyN gene encoding L-cystine ABC transporter ATP-binding protein TcyN, with protein sequence MSAIEVRKLVKSFNGQTVLHDIDLDVAAGEVVAIIGPSGSGKTTLLRSINLLEVPDSGTIRVGEITVDAALAQSKQKEQVRRLRQQVGFVFQNFNLFPHRSVMENIIEGPVIVKGEPKADAIARARTLLEKVGLNGKEESYPRRLSGGQQQRVAIARALAMRPEVILFDEPTSALDPELVGEVLSTIRALAEEKRTMVIVTHEMSFARDVADRAIFMDQGRIVEQGDAKALFSNPQQPRTRQFLDKFLNQ encoded by the coding sequence ATGAGCGCCATTGAAGTCAGAAAGCTGGTGAAATCGTTTAACGGCCAGACGGTGCTCCACGACATCGACCTTGATGTTGCCGCTGGTGAAGTGGTGGCGATTATCGGCCCCAGCGGCTCAGGTAAAACCACGCTGCTGCGCAGTATTAATCTGCTGGAAGTGCCGGATAGCGGCACCATCCGCGTCGGGGAGATTACTGTCGATGCCGCGCTGGCGCAGAGCAAGCAGAAAGAGCAGGTGCGTCGTTTGCGTCAGCAGGTCGGCTTTGTCTTCCAGAACTTCAATCTGTTTCCGCACCGTTCGGTGATGGAGAACATTATTGAAGGGCCGGTCATTGTTAAAGGCGAGCCGAAAGCGGATGCAATAGCCCGTGCCCGCACTCTGCTGGAGAAGGTCGGGCTGAATGGTAAGGAGGAGAGCTATCCGCGCCGTCTGTCAGGAGGACAGCAGCAGCGCGTGGCAATTGCGCGTGCACTGGCGATGCGGCCGGAAGTCATTCTGTTCGACGAGCCGACCTCTGCGCTGGACCCGGAGCTGGTAGGCGAAGTGCTCAGCACCATTCGTGCCCTGGCCGAGGAGAAACGTACCATGGTTATCGTCACGCATGAGATGAGTTTTGCCCGCGACGTTGCGGACCGCGCCATTTTTATGGACCAGGGACGTATTGTCGAGCAGGGCGACGCGAAAGCGTTGTTCAGTAACCCTCAGCAGCCGCGAACCCGTCAGTTCCTCGATAAATTCCTTAATCAGTAA